In Polyangia bacterium, a single genomic region encodes these proteins:
- the hisF gene encoding imidazole glycerol phosphate synthase subunit HisF, which yields MLCKRVIPCLDVDGGRVKKGVRFQELRDAGDPVAVAAAYDQQGADEVCFLDISASSEGRSTTLDVVRATAERVFLPLTVGGGVRSVEDVRALLLAGADKVGINTAAVADPDLVRRAADAFGNQAIVVAVDARREPGIEGQPPRWQVFTHGGRRPTSIDAVDWCARMADAGAGEILLTSMDRDGTRDGFDLALTRTVADRVGVPVIASGGVGTLQHLYEGIADGHAEAVLAASIFHFGEFTVGQAHDFLRSHGVAVRDQVHASR from the coding sequence ATGTTATGTAAGCGGGTGATCCCCTGCCTGGACGTCGACGGCGGGCGGGTGAAGAAGGGCGTGCGGTTTCAAGAGCTGCGCGACGCCGGCGATCCGGTGGCGGTGGCGGCGGCCTACGATCAGCAAGGCGCCGACGAGGTGTGCTTCCTCGACATCTCGGCATCTTCGGAGGGTCGGTCGACGACCCTGGACGTGGTGCGCGCCACCGCCGAAAGGGTCTTCCTGCCGCTGACCGTGGGCGGCGGCGTGCGCTCGGTCGAGGACGTGCGGGCGCTGCTCTTGGCCGGGGCCGACAAGGTGGGCATCAACACCGCCGCCGTCGCCGATCCCGACCTGGTCCGGCGCGCCGCCGACGCCTTCGGCAACCAGGCCATCGTGGTGGCCGTCGACGCCCGCCGCGAACCCGGCATCGAGGGGCAGCCGCCGCGCTGGCAGGTGTTCACGCACGGCGGGCGGCGGCCCACCAGCATCGACGCCGTCGACTGGTGCGCGCGCATGGCCGACGCCGGCGCCGGCGAGATCCTGCTCACCAGCATGGACCGCGACGGCACCCGGGATGGGTTCGATCTGGCCCTCACCCGGACGGTCGCCGACCGGGTGGGCGTGCCGGTGATCGCCTCGGGCGGCGTCGGGACCTTACAACATCTTTACGAAGGGATCGCCGACGGCCACGCCGAGGCGGTGCTGGCGGCGTCGATTTTCCATTTTGGCGAGTTCACCGTCGGGCAGGCGCACGATTTTCTGCGCTCCCACGGGGTCGCCGTGCGAGATCAGGTTCATGCCAGCCGCTGA
- the hisIE gene encoding bifunctional phosphoribosyl-AMP cyclohydrolase/phosphoribosyl-ATP diphosphatase HisIE produces the protein MPAADDDRTIATFMDAVRFDADGLVPVIAQERATGTVRMMAWANREALQRTMATGLAHFYSRTRKMLWQKGESSGHSLAVRALRLDCDGDVVLATVDPIGPSCHTGATSCFFRLRASDGGIIVSDRPDDPPPVIVERVAAVIGKRRQERPEKSYVVSLLDAGFPKIAAKITEEARELCEALPAGDAGHTAHEAADLIFHTLVGLEAAGVTVDAVFAELGRRFGISGIDEKASRKK, from the coding sequence ATGCCAGCCGCTGACGACGACCGCACCATCGCCACGTTCATGGACGCCGTCCGCTTCGACGCCGACGGCCTGGTGCCGGTGATCGCCCAGGAACGGGCCACCGGCACCGTGCGCATGATGGCCTGGGCCAACCGCGAGGCCTTGCAGCGAACGATGGCCACCGGCCTGGCGCATTTTTATAGCCGCACCCGAAAGATGCTGTGGCAGAAGGGCGAAAGTTCGGGCCACAGCTTGGCAGTGCGGGCACTGCGCCTCGACTGCGACGGCGACGTGGTGCTGGCCACCGTCGATCCGATCGGGCCGTCCTGTCACACCGGCGCCACCTCATGTTTCTTTCGCCTGCGCGCCAGCGACGGCGGCATCATCGTCAGCGATCGGCCCGACGATCCGCCGCCAGTGATCGTCGAGCGGGTGGCGGCGGTGATCGGCAAGCGGCGCCAGGAACGCCCGGAGAAAAGTTACGTGGTGTCGTTGCTGGACGCCGGCTTTCCCAAGATCGCCGCCAAGATCACCGAAGAAGCGCGCGAATTGTGCGAGGCGCTGCCGGCGGGCGACGCTGGCCACACCGCGCACGAAGCTGCCGACCTGATCTTTCACACGCTGGTAGGACTGGAGGCGGCGGGCGTCACCGTCGATGCCGTGTTCGCCGAGCTGGGCCGGCGCTTCGGGATCTCCGGCATCGACGAGAAGGCGAGCCGGAAAAAATGA
- a CDS encoding ATP-dependent DNA helicase produces the protein MLGPGGLVASALPGYEPRPGQLAMAERIALALERDDRLLVEAGTGTGKTLAYLIPALLSGRKVVVSTGTKTLQDQIATVDLPRLQAILKPLLKPISGQPSFSWAVMKGLGNYVCLRRLDEQQRQLSMVPNPDLERIAAFAASSAIGDRADIGDLSDDAPVWRDVAATPETRIGARCAFYERCFITGMRRRAAEAQLVVVNHHLFFADLALRSQWPEAQVLPPYEVVIFDEAHQVEEIATEFFGLHISTQRLFALARDIGKTTRLPAARAQSMAGRLQLAAGALADALRDRLPAPRPGVDEVRTPMPDDLWTGPSLRRYHELDTALEEIAVWLNPDGETVREAEPQRAPEIAGLGRRAGALRVELGALVDVANRDHVRWVAATPRNVSLHTSPIDVGPPLARAFDLCPGPIIFTSATLTVAGSFSYVRERMGLGDAASEATYASPFRYSRQALLYIAPDLPEPNDDRFPLAAAARAAELCAITDGRALLLFTSFRNLRVAEAYLRASTSLPLLVQGERPRHRLLAELRARIGSVLLATQSFWEGVDVPGEALSLVVIDRLPFAVPDDPLTAARINHIREQGGDPFGSFQLPRAALALKQGFGRLIRSRVDSGIVAILDGRIARRPYGATLLASLPPDCPRTESLEDVTAFWAAKAAAAATRASDRPAAPTEIA, from the coding sequence GTGCTCGGGCCTGGCGGCCTGGTCGCCTCCGCGCTTCCCGGGTATGAGCCGCGGCCCGGTCAGCTGGCCATGGCCGAGCGGATCGCCCTGGCCCTGGAGCGCGACGATCGCCTGCTGGTCGAGGCCGGCACCGGCACCGGCAAGACGCTGGCGTATTTGATCCCGGCGCTGCTCTCCGGCCGCAAGGTGGTGGTCAGCACCGGAACCAAAACCCTGCAAGACCAGATCGCCACCGTCGATCTGCCGCGCTTGCAGGCGATCCTGAAGCCGCTGTTGAAGCCGATCTCGGGCCAGCCAAGTTTCTCCTGGGCCGTCATGAAGGGCCTGGGCAACTATGTCTGCCTGCGCCGCCTCGACGAACAGCAGCGGCAGTTGTCGATGGTGCCGAACCCCGATCTCGAGCGCATCGCTGCCTTCGCGGCCAGCAGCGCCATCGGCGACCGCGCCGACATCGGCGATCTCTCCGACGACGCGCCGGTGTGGCGCGACGTGGCCGCCACGCCGGAGACGCGCATCGGCGCCCGCTGCGCGTTTTACGAGCGCTGCTTTATCACCGGGATGCGCCGCCGCGCCGCCGAAGCGCAGCTGGTGGTCGTCAATCACCACCTGTTCTTCGCCGATCTGGCCCTGCGCAGCCAGTGGCCGGAGGCCCAGGTGCTGCCGCCGTACGAGGTGGTGATCTTTGACGAAGCTCACCAGGTCGAGGAGATCGCCACCGAGTTCTTCGGCCTGCACATCTCCACCCAGCGCCTGTTCGCCCTGGCCCGCGACATCGGCAAGACGACACGGCTGCCGGCGGCCCGGGCGCAGTCAATGGCGGGGCGGCTGCAACTGGCGGCCGGCGCGCTGGCCGATGCCCTGCGCGATCGCCTGCCCGCCCCCCGCCCCGGCGTCGACGAGGTGCGCACGCCGATGCCCGACGATCTGTGGACCGGCCCGTCGCTGCGCCGCTATCACGAGCTCGACACCGCGCTGGAGGAGATCGCCGTCTGGCTGAACCCCGACGGTGAAACGGTCCGCGAAGCGGAGCCGCAGCGCGCGCCGGAGATCGCCGGTCTGGGCCGGCGGGCCGGCGCCCTGCGCGTCGAGCTGGGCGCGCTGGTCGACGTGGCCAACCGCGATCATGTTCGCTGGGTGGCGGCGACTCCCCGCAACGTCAGCCTGCACACCTCGCCCATCGACGTGGGGCCGCCGCTGGCGCGGGCGTTCGATCTTTGCCCGGGGCCGATCATCTTCACCTCGGCGACGCTGACGGTGGCCGGATCGTTTTCGTACGTGCGCGAACGGATGGGTCTGGGCGACGCGGCGTCGGAGGCGACGTACGCCTCGCCGTTTCGTTACAGCCGGCAGGCGCTGCTGTACATCGCGCCGGATTTACCAGAGCCCAACGACGACCGCTTCCCGCTGGCCGCCGCCGCCCGCGCCGCCGAGCTGTGCGCCATCACCGACGGGCGGGCGTTGCTGCTGTTCACCAGCTTTCGCAACCTGCGCGTGGCCGAGGCGTACCTGCGCGCGAGCACCAGCTTGCCGCTGCTGGTGCAGGGCGAGCGACCGCGCCATCGCTTGCTGGCCGAGCTGCGCGCCCGCATCGGGTCGGTGCTGCTGGCCACGCAAAGTTTCTGGGAGGGCGTCGACGTCCCGGGCGAGGCGCTGTCGCTGGTGGTGATCGATCGCCTGCCGTTCGCCGTGCCTGACGATCCGCTGACCGCCGCCCGCATCAACCACATTCGTGAACAGGGCGGCGATCCGTTCGGCAGCTTTCAACTGCCCCGGGCCGCGCTGGCCTTGAAACAAGGTTTTGGCCGCTTGATTCGCAGCCGCGTGGACAGCGGGATCGTCGCTATTCTCGACGGCCGCATCGCTCGCCGGCCGTATGGCGCCACCTTGTTGGCCAGCCTGCCGCCCGATTGCCCGCGCACCGAATCCCTGGAGGACGTGACCGCGTTCTGGGCCGCCAAGGCTGCCGCCGCGGCGACGCGCGCCTCCGACCGTCCCGCCGCCCCGACGGAGATCGCGTGA
- the plsY gene encoding glycerol-3-phosphate 1-O-acyltransferase PlsY, whose amino-acid sequence MTVVWLCLAAYVLGSIPTGMLVARARGVNIRAVGSGNIGATNVARAMGKRWAIFVLLCDALKGFAPVFIGRHFLPGLADWQVALAGGAAIVGHMFTIFLRGRGGKGVATSLGVALAISAPAALCGFALYVVTYLILRLSSVGSLLGIWSFSLFAQIWGGVPRPYIILTVGAAVLVTIRHRDNIRRLLRGEEKPA is encoded by the coding sequence GTGACCGTCGTCTGGCTGTGTCTGGCGGCGTACGTGCTGGGTTCCATCCCGACCGGCATGCTGGTGGCGCGGGCGCGCGGCGTGAACATCCGCGCCGTCGGCAGCGGCAACATCGGCGCCACCAACGTGGCCCGCGCGATGGGCAAGCGGTGGGCGATCTTCGTCCTGCTGTGCGACGCCCTGAAAGGATTCGCCCCGGTGTTCATCGGCCGGCATTTTCTGCCGGGCCTTGCCGACTGGCAGGTGGCGCTGGCCGGCGGCGCCGCCATCGTCGGCCACATGTTTACGATTTTTTTACGGGGCCGTGGCGGCAAGGGGGTGGCCACCTCGCTGGGCGTGGCGCTGGCCATCTCGGCGCCGGCGGCGCTGTGCGGGTTCGCCCTGTACGTGGTGACTTATCTGATCTTGCGCTTGTCGTCGGTGGGTTCACTGCTGGGCATCTGGTCGTTCTCCTTGTTCGCCCAGATCTGGGGCGGCGTGCCGCGGCCCTACATCATCCTCACCGTCGGCGCCGCGGTGCTGGTGACCATCCGCCACCGCGACAACATCCGCCGGCTTTTGCGCGGCGAAGAAAAACCCGCCTGA
- a CDS encoding nucleotidyl transferase AbiEii/AbiGii toxin family protein, which translates to MIDLYAELAAVVDGLSGTGVDYALCGALALAVHGVPRATKDLDLLARKADAPKVRVAVRRIGYLFEALPMEFSSGVEVQRFSKLVDGRPLMLDFLWAEGALEPLWARRQKLSWREGDIWVVSREDLITLKLTAGRPQDLVDIQSLAKLEGRRDKP; encoded by the coding sequence GTGATTGATCTCTACGCAGAGCTGGCGGCGGTCGTCGACGGGCTGAGCGGCACCGGCGTCGACTACGCCTTGTGCGGCGCGCTGGCGCTGGCGGTTCACGGCGTCCCTCGCGCCACCAAGGATCTGGATCTGCTGGCCCGCAAGGCCGACGCGCCGAAGGTGCGGGTGGCGGTGCGACGGATTGGATACCTCTTTGAAGCGCTGCCGATGGAGTTTTCCAGCGGCGTCGAGGTGCAGCGCTTCAGCAAGCTGGTGGATGGGCGACCGCTAATGCTGGACTTCCTGTGGGCCGAAGGCGCGCTGGAGCCCCTCTGGGCGCGGCGCCAGAAACTGTCCTGGCGCGAAGGCGACATCTGGGTGGTGTCGCGCGAGGATCTGATCACGTTGAAGCTCACCGCCGGTCGTCCGCAGGATCTGGTCGACATTCAATCGCTGGCCAAGCTGGAGGGGCGCCGTGACAAGCCCTGA
- a CDS encoding ZIP family metal transporter has product MGTALLAASLTGLATGLGAIPFLFVQALPRRAYDGILGLGAGLMLAAATLGLLGEALSHLHTPEGIELGRLVLIILGFVAGVGVAATMDRFIPHRHAGGHHQHLGHEPGHDHHDPQHEVRRGYAVVGALSLHRVPEGLAIGAGFALDGGTHLGWLLAIAVGIQNACEGVVMAAPLRQGGLSPGRALLTVTLTGLAIPLGALVGQLLASTATLAMPFVLALAAGTLIFITSNEIIPESHSHGHEGTASSGVALGFLLTMLLQALLH; this is encoded by the coding sequence ATGGGCACCGCCCTGCTGGCCGCTTCGCTGACGGGTTTGGCCACCGGTCTGGGCGCCATCCCGTTTCTGTTCGTGCAGGCGCTGCCCCGCCGCGCCTATGACGGCATCCTGGGACTGGGCGCCGGTTTGATGCTGGCGGCGGCGACCCTGGGCCTGCTGGGCGAGGCGCTGTCGCATCTGCACACGCCCGAGGGCATCGAGCTTGGCCGCCTGGTGTTGATCATCCTCGGTTTTGTGGCCGGGGTGGGCGTGGCGGCGACGATGGATCGTTTCATCCCGCACCGCCACGCCGGCGGCCACCACCAGCACCTCGGCCATGAACCCGGCCACGATCATCACGATCCCCAGCACGAAGTGCGCCGTGGCTATGCCGTCGTCGGCGCCTTGAGCCTGCACCGCGTGCCCGAGGGGCTGGCCATCGGCGCCGGCTTCGCCCTGGACGGCGGCACCCACCTCGGCTGGTTGCTGGCCATCGCCGTCGGCATTCAAAACGCCTGCGAGGGCGTGGTGATGGCGGCGCCGCTGCGCCAGGGCGGCCTGTCGCCGGGGCGCGCGTTGCTGACGGTGACGTTGACCGGATTGGCGATTCCGCTGGGCGCGCTGGTCGGTCAGCTGCTGGCCAGCACCGCCACGCTGGCCATGCCGTTCGTGTTGGCTCTGGCGGCCGGCACGCTGATCTTCATCACCTCGAACGAGATCATCCCCGAATCGCACAGCCACGGCCACGAGGGCACGGCCTCGTCGGGCGTGGCGCTGGGGTTTCTGCTGACCATGCTGCTGCAGGCTTTGCTGCACTGA
- the folK gene encoding 2-amino-4-hydroxy-6-hydroxymethyldihydropteridine diphosphokinase: MSLTTVYLALGSNQGDRRAYLEAGVEALLASGLIITARSSIYETDAVADHPQPAYLNQVICARTTLSPKALLAACLSIEAAQGRTRDPAQPKAARTLDIDILLYGDRVIRGPTLTIPHPAMPERGFVRIPLAEIAAPGLRHPVTRQRLDRAPSDPTVRLAAHDGH, from the coding sequence GTGAGCCTGACCACCGTGTACCTGGCCTTGGGTTCGAACCAGGGCGACCGACGCGCCTATCTGGAGGCGGGTGTTGAGGCGTTGCTGGCCAGCGGCCTCATCATCACTGCGCGTTCGTCCATCTACGAAACCGACGCCGTCGCCGATCATCCGCAGCCGGCGTACTTGAATCAGGTGATCTGCGCCCGCACCACGCTGTCACCGAAAGCATTGCTGGCGGCGTGCCTGAGCATCGAAGCCGCCCAGGGCCGCACGCGCGATCCGGCGCAGCCCAAGGCCGCGCGCACCCTGGACATCGACATCCTGCTTTACGGCGATCGGGTGATTCGCGGCCCGACGCTGACCATCCCCCACCCCGCCATGCCCGAACGCGGTTTCGTGCGCATCCCGCTGGCCGAAATCGCCGCCCCGGGGTTGCGACACCCGGTCACGCGGCAAAGGCTGGATCGCGCGCCGTCGGATCCGACTGTGCGGCTAGCGGCCCACGACGGACATTGA
- a CDS encoding UDP-glucuronic acid decarboxylase family protein: MARRRILVTGGSGFLGSHLCERLLADGHEVVCLDNFFTGTRTNVEHLLDNHRFELFRHDVTVPLTMEVDEVFHLACPASPIHYQRNPVRTIRTAVEGTLNLLDLAREAKARIMIASTSEIYGDPVEHPQRESYWGNVNPIGPRACYDEGKRCAEALAVSYATQYGVEVRIARIFNTYGPRMHENDGRVVSNFTVQALRNQPITVYGEGNQTRSFCFATDLIEGFVRLMASTHGADPVNLGNPRETTVLELAEIVRRLAGSTAEIIHAPLPKDDPTRRKPDISRAQKLLNNWTPKITLEEGLAATVSDFRKRLGIG; encoded by the coding sequence ATGGCACGCCGGCGCATTTTGGTCACGGGCGGATCGGGATTCCTGGGCTCGCACCTTTGCGAACGCCTGCTGGCCGACGGTCACGAAGTGGTCTGTCTGGACAACTTCTTCACCGGCACGCGCACCAACGTCGAGCACCTGCTGGACAACCACCGCTTCGAATTGTTTCGCCATGACGTCACCGTGCCGCTGACCATGGAGGTGGACGAGGTCTTTCACCTGGCCTGTCCCGCCTCGCCCATTCATTATCAGCGCAACCCGGTGCGGACCATCCGCACCGCCGTCGAGGGCACGTTGAATCTGCTGGATCTGGCCCGCGAGGCCAAGGCGCGCATCATGATCGCCTCGACCTCGGAGATCTACGGCGATCCCGTCGAGCACCCGCAGCGCGAATCGTACTGGGGCAACGTCAACCCCATCGGCCCGCGCGCCTGTTACGACGAAGGCAAGCGCTGCGCCGAGGCGCTGGCGGTTTCCTACGCCACCCAGTACGGCGTCGAAGTGCGCATCGCCCGCATCTTCAACACCTACGGCCCGCGCATGCACGAAAACGACGGCCGGGTGGTCTCGAACTTCACCGTGCAGGCGCTGCGCAACCAGCCCATCACCGTGTACGGCGAGGGCAACCAGACGCGGTCGTTCTGTTTCGCCACCGATCTGATCGAAGGCTTCGTGCGCCTGATGGCCAGCACCCACGGCGCCGATCCCGTGAACCTGGGCAATCCGCGCGAGACCACCGTGCTGGAATTGGCGGAGATCGTGCGCCGCCTGGCCGGATCAACGGCCGAGATCATCCACGCGCCGCTGCCCAAAGACGATCCCACCCGCCGCAAGCCGGACATCAGCCGCGCCCAGAAGCTGCTCAATAACTGGACGCCGAAGATCACCCTGGAAGAAGGCCTGGCCGCGACGGTGTCGGATTTTCGCAAGCGGCTGGGAATCGGATAA
- a CDS encoding PilZ domain-containing protein, which yields MPSEADSRGVFPIDGDRRTGPRIPLEMWVEETTDHERYYRRAGDLSRGGLRLDHTIPLPVGTVVNLTFTLPGDSSPVTVMGEIVSNAGPEILRMGVKFVNASDEARTKIDSYLARVGVSV from the coding sequence ATGCCGTCAGAAGCGGACTCCCGAGGGGTTTTTCCCATCGACGGCGATCGTCGAACGGGCCCCCGCATCCCCCTCGAGATGTGGGTCGAGGAGACCACCGACCACGAACGGTATTACCGGCGCGCCGGCGATCTGTCGCGCGGCGGCCTCCGCCTGGACCACACCATCCCGTTGCCGGTGGGAACGGTCGTCAACCTGACGTTCACGTTGCCGGGTGATTCTTCGCCGGTGACGGTGATGGGCGAAATTGTCTCCAACGCCGGGCCGGAGATCCTGCGCATGGGCGTCAAGTTCGTCAACGCCAGCGACGAGGCGCGGACCAAAATCGACTCTTATTTGGCGCGCGTGGGCGTCTCGGTTTAA